The Melospiza georgiana isolate bMelGeo1 chromosome 9, bMelGeo1.pri, whole genome shotgun sequence genome has a segment encoding these proteins:
- the SERBP1 gene encoding plasminogen activator inhibitor 1 RNA-binding protein isoform X2, translating to MPGHLQEGFGCVVTNRFDQLFDDESDPFEVLRAAESRRKESGGGGGGSQAGGGARGPAGAQSGSSGGAGGAGQAGGGAGSAAKQLRRESQKERKNPLPPFAGGDRREDGGGQPGAPLRKEGIRRIGRRPDQQQQQQQQGEGKPIDRRPERRPPRERRFEKPAEEKGDGGEFSVDKPILDRPMRGRGGLGRGRGRGRGMGRGDGFDSRGKREFDRHSGSDRSGLKHEDKRGGSGSHNWGTVKDELTELDQSAVTEETPEGEEHPPADSENKENEVEEVKEEGPKEMTLDEWKAIQSKDRAKVEFNIRKPNEGADGQWKKGFVLHKSKSEEAHAEDSVMDHHFRKPANDITSQLEINFGDLGRPGRGGRGGRGGRGRGGRASRGGRTDKLVKEFDVIHTPNQSSASAPDVDDPEAFPALS from the exons ATGCCCGGACACCTGCAGGAGGGCTTCGGGTGCGTCGTCACCAACCGCTTCGATCAGCTCTTCGATGACGAGTCCGACCCCTTCGAGGTGTTGCGCGCGGCGGAGAGCCGGAGGAAGgagagcggcggcggcggcggcgggagccaagcgggcggcggggcccgcgGCCCGGCGGGCGCCCAGAGCGGCTCCTCTGGCGGGGCTGGCGGAGCAGGCCaggcgggcggcggcgcgggcagCGCGGCCAAGCAGCTGCGCAGGGAGTCGCAGAAGGAGCGCAAGAACCCGCTGCCGCCCTTCGCCGGCGGGGACCGCCGGGAGGATGGCGGGGGCCAGCCCGGAGCGCCGCTGCGGAAGGAGG GGATAAGGAGGATTGGCAGGAGGCctgaccagcagcagcagcagcagcagcagggcgaGGGCAAGCCCATCGACAGGAGACCCGAGCGACGGCCTCCCCGTGAGCGCCGCTTCGAGAAACCCGCCGAGGAGAAGGGCGACGGAGGAGAGTTCTCTGTGGATAA ACCCATCCTGGACCGGCCCATGCGTGGACGTGGCGGCCTGGGCCGGGGCCGTGGCCGCGGGCGCGGGATGGGCCGAGGCGACGGCTTTGACTCTCGTGGCAAACGGGAATTTGACAGACACAGTGGCAGCGATAGATC CGGCCTAAAGCACGAGGACAAGCGCGGTGGCAGCGGATCGCACAACTGGGGAACCGTCAAAGACGAGCTAAC TGAATTGGATCAGTCAGCTGTGACTGAGGAAACGCCGGAGGGAGAGGAGCATCCGCCTGCTGATTCTGAAAACAA GGAGAACGAGGTTGAAGAAGTGAAGGAGGAAGGCCCCAAGGAGATGACCCTGGATGAGTGGAAAGCCATTCAGAGCAAGGATCGTGCAAAAGTCGAGTTCAACATCCGCAAACCAAACGAGGGAGCTGATGggcaatggaaaaaaggatttGTGCTCCACAAGTCAAAGAGCGAGGAG GCTCATGCTGAGGACTCGGTCATGGATCACCACTTCCGCAAGCCGGCCAACGACATCACATCCCAGCTGGAGATCAACTTTGGAGACCTGGGCCGCCCCGGGCGCGGCGGCAGAGGGGGCAGGggcggccggggccgcgggggcAGGGCCAGCCGTGGGGGCAGGACCGACAAG
- the SERBP1 gene encoding plasminogen activator inhibitor 1 RNA-binding protein isoform X1, with product MPGHLQEGFGCVVTNRFDQLFDDESDPFEVLRAAESRRKESGGGGGGSQAGGGARGPAGAQSGSSGGAGGAGQAGGGAGSAAKQLRRESQKERKNPLPPFAGGDRREDGGGQPGAPLRKEGIRRIGRRPDQQQQQQQQGEGKPIDRRPERRPPRERRFEKPAEEKGDGGEFSVDKPILDRPMRGRGGLGRGRGRGRGMGRGDGFDSRGKREFDRHSGSDRSSVSHSHFSGLKHEDKRGGSGSHNWGTVKDELTELDQSAVTEETPEGEEHPPADSENKENEVEEVKEEGPKEMTLDEWKAIQSKDRAKVEFNIRKPNEGADGQWKKGFVLHKSKSEEAHAEDSVMDHHFRKPANDITSQLEINFGDLGRPGRGGRGGRGGRGRGGRASRGGRTDKLVKEFDVIHTPNQSSASAPDVDDPEAFPALS from the exons ATGCCCGGACACCTGCAGGAGGGCTTCGGGTGCGTCGTCACCAACCGCTTCGATCAGCTCTTCGATGACGAGTCCGACCCCTTCGAGGTGTTGCGCGCGGCGGAGAGCCGGAGGAAGgagagcggcggcggcggcggcgggagccaagcgggcggcggggcccgcgGCCCGGCGGGCGCCCAGAGCGGCTCCTCTGGCGGGGCTGGCGGAGCAGGCCaggcgggcggcggcgcgggcagCGCGGCCAAGCAGCTGCGCAGGGAGTCGCAGAAGGAGCGCAAGAACCCGCTGCCGCCCTTCGCCGGCGGGGACCGCCGGGAGGATGGCGGGGGCCAGCCCGGAGCGCCGCTGCGGAAGGAGG GGATAAGGAGGATTGGCAGGAGGCctgaccagcagcagcagcagcagcagcagggcgaGGGCAAGCCCATCGACAGGAGACCCGAGCGACGGCCTCCCCGTGAGCGCCGCTTCGAGAAACCCGCCGAGGAGAAGGGCGACGGAGGAGAGTTCTCTGTGGATAA ACCCATCCTGGACCGGCCCATGCGTGGACGTGGCGGCCTGGGCCGGGGCCGTGGCCGCGGGCGCGGGATGGGCCGAGGCGACGGCTTTGACTCTCGTGGCAAACGGGAATTTGACAGACACAGTGGCAGCGATAGATC TTCTGTTTCACATTCACATTTCAGCGGCCTAAAGCACGAGGACAAGCGCGGTGGCAGCGGATCGCACAACTGGGGAACCGTCAAAGACGAGCTAAC TGAATTGGATCAGTCAGCTGTGACTGAGGAAACGCCGGAGGGAGAGGAGCATCCGCCTGCTGATTCTGAAAACAA GGAGAACGAGGTTGAAGAAGTGAAGGAGGAAGGCCCCAAGGAGATGACCCTGGATGAGTGGAAAGCCATTCAGAGCAAGGATCGTGCAAAAGTCGAGTTCAACATCCGCAAACCAAACGAGGGAGCTGATGggcaatggaaaaaaggatttGTGCTCCACAAGTCAAAGAGCGAGGAG GCTCATGCTGAGGACTCGGTCATGGATCACCACTTCCGCAAGCCGGCCAACGACATCACATCCCAGCTGGAGATCAACTTTGGAGACCTGGGCCGCCCCGGGCGCGGCGGCAGAGGGGGCAGGggcggccggggccgcgggggcAGGGCCAGCCGTGGGGGCAGGACCGACAAG